GACGTTGCCAACAATTGTTTTACCTGAACTTGAGCAACAACAATCTAAGTCAAATGATTCCACCTCAGATGGCCAAGTTAACTCACCTTTCTATCTTGGATCTGAGTCATAATTACATCACGGGAAAAATACCATCTGAGTTCAGGAGTTTTCAGAGTCTAGAAATATTGGATCTTTCTCATAACAACCTCTCTGGTTTCCTTCCAAATGCTTTGGCAGAACTACCTGGTTCATTGCATATTAACATATCTTTCAATAACTTAGAGGGGCCAATTCCTTATGGAGGAGCCTTTAAAACTCTCGCCATAAAAGAATTGAGGGGAAACAAAGGATTGTGTGGCAATATTCCTGGTTTACAGGCTTGTGAAAGTCCTCAACTAATTAGAAAGCATGTAAAGAATAAGGGGTTGAATCTTGTACTTGTAATTGTGCTCCCTCTTCTAGGATCACTCTTACTTCTTTCTGCATTCTTTGGAGCTCTTAAAATATGTcgacaaagaaaaaggaagaccaCAGAGAATGTCAAGGATGCTGATTTGTTTTCCATATCCACATATGATGGCAAAGCAATGTACAGAGAAATTATAAAAGCAACAGAAGAgttcagtgaaatattctgcgtAGGTGATGGAGGTTTTGGAAGTGTCTACAAAGCAATTCTACCACCTTCTAACTTAGTAGCTGTAAAGAGGCTTCACCTGTTGCCCGAGAAGGTGTGCTTCAACAGTTTCTTGAACGAGATAAGGGCATTGACAAACATCAAGCATAGAAACATTGTGAAGCTCCATGGTTACTGCTCAAATTCTAAACACTCCTTTTTGGTCTACGAGTACCTCAAGCGAGGTAGCTTGGCCAAAAGTTTCAGCATTGACGAACAAGCTAAGGAACTAGATTGGGAAAAGAGGGTGAACATCATCAAAGGTGTCGCTCAAGCACTATCTTACATGCATCATGATTGTTCGCCTTCAATAGTTCATCGAGACATTTCAAGCAACAATGTGTTGCTTGATTCAGAATATGAGGCTCATGTTTCGGACTTTGGCACTGCTAAATTTCTCAGGAGGGACTCATCCAATTGGACCACTCCAGCTGGCACATTGGGATACATTGCACCAGGTAATTAACAGGGTTATAATTTCTCTCTATTTTCGAGTATTATGTGTACAGGTTTCGCTGATAACATGATTTTCCATGCAGAATTTGCCTACACAATGAGAGTCACTGAAAAATGTGATGTTTATAGCTTTGGGGTACTGACATTGGAAATAATCAAGGGGAAGCACCCTGGCGAATTTGTTGCCCATCTAATGTCTTCAACAACTGGAGACATAGAATTGAAAGAGTTGTTCGACCAGAGACTTTCGCATCCCacacaagaaattgaaaagaTCCTGGTATTCATCCTCAAGATAGCAGAGGCATGTTTACATGTGAATCCAGAATCTAGGCCAACCATGCATATGATTTCTAGTTTGTTATCTGTGGGTGCAACATGTGGCCAACAAGTAGGTAGGTATTAGTTAACAAATGGCCCTAGAAAGgatatttcttatttttcttttttttttggtaacaaataaattaaggtgtaatttcattttgccTTGAATCTTGACTCCTTTTCATTCAATATCTCGTGTTTATTATTTTGTCCGTGATAGGACGGTGAGCAAAGCAGATGAGCATTTTACTTACTAAGCCCAGTTGGCTCCTCTACATTTTTGGGTGCCATTCAAGTTTTTTTTCCATATCATTCCAGCCATATCAAACATCACGTTTACCTTTGAAAAATCATTCTCTATAATATACGTCTTACAtaagcactttttttttttaccctaatAACTTCAATTCATCACATGAATTGCCAAACATGAAAGATATACAACATCACGTTTACCTTTCTAAGATCAAATCtctataatataatattttgtATGTGAGAACCAAATTGACCCTGCCTAAAACTTACCTAAGTTAAGATTCGAAACATATTATTGCAACATTATTCTAGTCAAACAATTATTCTTTGTCTATTACTCTTGTTCATTTTTGTAAATTTATCCAAAATACTATTgttaattaaagaaaaaaatcgCCCAACACGTGGTAATAAAACTTGACTTGGTCCGACGGTTAAACCGATCAACTTGGTGAATCAGTCATAGGGTCGGGTTGAGTCAATAATTAGATCGGTTAAGTGACAAACCCGTTGACTAGTCAGCGACTATACGGTCCAATCGGTGAACCAGGAAAAGTCCGTCCAAGCACCGTTGATTGAGAGTTATTGTGGAATCTGCGATTGAACCGGTAATCTGATGAACTCATCACCTTTCTGACTCGAACTTCAAGTCagatttaataactatgccCCAATGAGTTAAATCAGTTATGAACATCAAGATACGAGCGGTTCATGGATTTTGCCTAAATTCACTCGGGCCCAATCAGCACAGAAATAGCCTAAATTGACTCTTGAACGTCAATGTATCAGTCATCTTTAGATTTAGACCCAAATCTGCATATACAGATAGACCCAAAAAAATTTGGACCATTTCTCAATCTGTGCGTGTGATCGTTGCACAGGGGTCATGCTAATCTTTTCTGTACCATTCCAATTTTATAGAATGTGATGTTTAAGGACAGGCAAATATAATTTCATGTACACGACCGATGAGGGAACTAAGCAGCAATTAGAAGGATTTAACGTTGATTATTGCCATCAAAACTGGCTCAAAAAATTCAGCATTGAACTATTGAATAGATATGCATTTTGCCTAATTTTCAATCCACAAAAGGAGAACTTGACTTCATATGAATCATTCTAATTTCCCTGTTCCCTCTCTGTTGCTTAAATTCCACCCTTTTCCAACTAGGAAAAAATTATACAAACTCCATCTAAATCTAATCATCGGATCTGGTCTACTATTAAGCCAAAATATGAGAAGAATTCATCTCAAGACAATAGTATTTCTTTGCTTGGTTATTTTGTAAATAAGAGTCTCCATCTCCTGTAAAAAATTGCATTATATTCATATATTTCATGTTTGTTtctacaataaaaaaaatcccacaatttttttaagaaatactCACACAATTTagctatataaatataaataaataaatatatatatatatatatatatatatataaagcttgttcaatttatgaaaaaaaattttaaattttgtcaaGGATGATGTCATTTTTTTCAAGTTATAAAGCACGTAGTTATGATACATAAGAAAATTCAGATAAATTTATACACATAAAATTCAAAAGAtgatgaaaattaaaatactcTTTTGTCTCATACATAAGGATATGAGTTAAAATTGATATTAATGTAGCATAATCTTTTAAATTCATAATAATTCACCAATTTTTTTAACCTGATAAATTATGAATTTGGTCATACTATTCACACAGACATTTATATGTGCTATTTCCTTCAACTCATAATTTTGTATCAAATTTTTAATcgtacttaaaaaaaattttgataaacgTATGTGGAATAATTGATATTATAATCGTTCAGTGTTTTACTAAATATGTCTCTCAATTAAATACAAGGAAATCCAAGTAGAACAGAAAGTATTACTGCCAGTGTGTGAATCAGTTCCAAACATCATTGAACAATAGTCATGATCCATTTTGGTGTCTCCAATTCCATATAGAGATTTTGGAAAATTTCCCCTTCACCTTTGCCCTTTTACTCTTGGAAATAACGCCAATAGGGAATATCTTCTCCCATAACATATCAAACACAGACTAATTCAGAAAGGTAACTAACAACACAAGTACTAAGTGTTACATACATTTTCTTGAATTTATAAAGGGACACAAGTACGATTCCTTTTAATGTAAAGTAGTAAAGAAGTAAGCATGACTTTACATCAAGAATAGAACAGGCGACAAAACCCATAACCTAACAATTCACCCCCATTTATTTTAAAGGATAGGTTAGGTTAGTTGAGTTATGGGTTTTGTTGGGTTGAGTAATAACAAACCAAATTATTCATTTGGcgggttgagttttttattggGGCATCCAATACCCAACTTGTttaaaaatagttcaaaataataaatacaaaattcaaTATACATACGCTAAACCACTTGCATTTGGACATGTGTTAACAATTATTGACCAATTTGtattcaaatttctcatatatatgttttcaattattttttaatttttatttaaaagaaaaaaagaaacttgaaataaaaaatcatgCTCATTCTTCTTTTACAATAGTGTTTATAGTTGCTCAACTTCTATAATAGTTTATTATGCCTTTTAAGAGTATGTTATTTTcctcccctttttttcttttttttttttatcgttaATCTCCAATTGCTACTTGATTctatttgttaatatttttgtGTTCCCAGAATAGAGTTTTAAATTTGTTCTAATTGCATTCTTTTACTTTTCTCTAACTTGTTTTATTTCATTGTTAATAATTCCTCATCAATATTATAATACAACAAATTATATGTCTTGTAATTACATTTTCAAGCATAATATAATCtagcattcaataattta
This region of Coffea arabica cultivar ET-39 chromosome 3c, Coffea Arabica ET-39 HiFi, whole genome shotgun sequence genomic DNA includes:
- the LOC140037787 gene encoding MDIS1-interacting receptor like kinase 2-like, encoding MYREIIKATEEFSEIFCVGDGGFGSVYKAILPPSNLVAVKRLHLLPEKVCFNSFLNEIRALTNIKHRNIVKLHGYCSNSKHSFLVYEYLKRGSLAKSFSIDEQAKELDWEKRVNIIKGVAQALSYMHHDCSPSIVHRDISSNNVLLDSEYEAHVSDFGTAKFLRRDSSNWTTPAGTLGYIAPEFAYTMRVTEKCDVYSFGVLTLEIIKGKHPGEFVAHLMSSTTGDIELKELFDQRLSHPTQEIEKILVFILKIAEACLHVNPESRPTMHMISSLLSVGATCGQQVGRY